In one window of Pirellulales bacterium DNA:
- the bcp gene encoding thioredoxin-dependent thiol peroxidase has protein sequence MNTWIEEGKAAPDFTLPADDGKKVKLKDLRGSPVVLYFYPRDDTPGCTREACAFRDRQQELLKLGAKVFGVSTDDVASHVKFRDKHQLNFPLLADVDHQVAEKYGAWQEKNMYGKKSWGVQRSTFLIDAQGVVRKVWKRVSVDGHDEQVLAALKQFGKD, from the coding sequence TTGAACACCTGGATCGAAGAAGGCAAGGCGGCGCCGGATTTCACGCTGCCAGCCGATGACGGCAAAAAGGTCAAACTGAAAGACCTACGCGGCAGCCCCGTGGTGCTCTATTTTTATCCGCGCGACGATACGCCCGGCTGCACCCGCGAGGCGTGCGCCTTCCGCGACCGCCAGCAGGAGTTATTGAAGCTGGGGGCGAAGGTCTTCGGCGTCAGCACCGACGACGTGGCCAGTCACGTGAAATTCCGCGACAAGCATCAGCTCAACTTTCCGCTCTTGGCCGATGTCGATCACCAGGTGGCGGAGAAATACGGCGCCTGGCAAGAGAAGAACATGTACGGCAAGAAGTCGTGGGGCGTGCAGCGCTCGACCTTCTTGATCGACGCCCAGGGCGTGGTCCGCAAGGTCTGGAAACGCGTCTCCGTCGACGGGCACGACGAGCAGGTGCTGGCGGCCTTAAAGCAATTCGGCAAGGACTGA
- the rsfS gene encoding ribosome silencing factor, which translates to MAISTIGRYSQAASSGRSMELAKAAARVAAENRGRDIVILDMREVTPVFDYFVLATGSSRRQLHAMSEEIDHKLEDEMGDHRLGLEGYQDSRWILLDYGDVVIHLFEAEAREYYGLEDLWCDAKRVPVDLPESGAVSKPHLAS; encoded by the coding sequence GTGGCGATTTCCACCATCGGCCGGTACTCGCAAGCCGCATCGTCGGGACGTTCCATGGAGCTTGCCAAGGCGGCAGCCCGTGTGGCCGCGGAAAATCGCGGTCGAGACATCGTGATCTTGGATATGCGGGAAGTCACGCCCGTCTTCGACTACTTTGTGTTGGCCACCGGCAGCAGCCGCCGCCAACTGCACGCGATGAGTGAGGAGATTGACCACAAGCTGGAAGATGAGATGGGCGACCACCGGCTGGGCCTCGAAGGCTATCAAGACAGCCGTTGGATTCTGCTCGATTACGGCGACGTGGTGATCCACTTGTTCGAGGCCGAAGCCCGCGAATATTACGGGCTGGAAGACCTGTGGTGCGACGCCAAGCGGGTCCCGGTCGATCTGCCGGAATCCGGCGCGGTGAGCAAGCCGCATTTGGCCTCGTAG